Proteins co-encoded in one Melitaea cinxia chromosome 13, ilMelCinx1.1, whole genome shotgun sequence genomic window:
- the LOC123659258 gene encoding uncharacterized protein LOC123659258 translates to MVQGEEILDVDDSLGEYHTAHELFDIMAKNHSHSLDVFDSKMFTPRDLVILYENIDLGTKLMSVNNDARNKAINKAPNQYVETIIYNDDQSDDSDIYEIYSNEDLRNVFTVNNERINLLGDIPSFENTLCHKFGNIHMKKSDFSNGNKNHYLFKDSYIKEQLQSFHAMTNSKQSDSSVLPTSLLDYICSKRLDDNYNFYMDNVISYVQNTIEQLKRISNGDYLTDRVKEKWREVENTNNNTNNIDNVIALSRTQNVPLPFVGKISALKSTWDEIVHSEMDVRCLTKLLEKKIIVEVPKILCGSYGFLSKHFKDNLTLSCSTVKNLTTDKVKDRNADMVVLKLQKPETGLVIPNTDSLIVLKTLAPSIAKNEKPKIIELEGNEKENTEKNVTSNQISVVEETSQNLGPYNIREINEDLNLLPTDELGYAIRQLNIQSSVLEESEVCSFKKKKSPTRVRIKSPYENKSHILDERKRKRLLEIREKREKKKLAMNENCKITKHKYAKGAVMAQSSNSVTKLSITNKSFYNSIYGQTNTANKNYRNIIKEQKQDNIPGIDFQQCEEELKKESSIISSGKDSIKYINRSYYLDDADTEITHLQMKPNSIQDDINEILTPSTSIISNDAGNYTSIKNLIYSSTTDLSCTDTSSLQQNILLEDITEGTNMYNQYQTTTTNLEIVVPRNTPIHKDSSKNEENKKVTASVECRKNIDKIYDLMNKITVSPITHDNKKVYEIVNINNSMEKTRIRLNDENNSLRPSDSDTSVKLQITSSNLSSFGTEKGSRAAKEPRKPMSKKTEISTAVIPKVVINSKYETEIKDKTKKENKKAEFKVADNPLKAISQLLHEFDNVQKTRYMSVKDKKLLKKPENISVGYNSSRQLANKTASHGAKHSKLNEKANTRYLKPLSPTKMVTFSQQSPKEVKPVHKKKLADIIDEVKELKGEAVRGPSKRSSRIDNLAQPKKSYIQTHHEDFPNRHSKNITPRMQKFVPIQEKSTRINYKNRQREGMETSSNVAKQSCIVGSSLEKTVKTKRSANSSPVGKDKLVPANKSPKNMDNETNALKKKMVVVENYLKSHFGEISATCQVGEKKQNISRVPLIPTDIDIASMTSSPLAEESTTLGNKLHNMINSKINTNTLALSASTENNSLKIKIESDDGVESVELSMKSDITSSISDHPVDLFEDKNIITAVACISNENNKNKLEKEHNANMLRHEVQELEPCNEVEKLENALYRQLSKGVFQKRLRMKNLTLTPKQSLGHMLVLECNDAKSLIVKSTLSQNLDVSMTDKISKINILPFKLPLQIATALSEISNLTIDNQLRTSSNEKIIADAQLHNDVYKSQNEITIKSENQVMKSSENISNSTSLDILVGLLNEIERITTCQSDLIPSSNEAENISESNEFKVFLNNATAPDSSASHSVKCSMSISSLDSKQKHPSIFSVHLQSNTENHINNFKSIKDYKIIENMTYVKRLLSDKEINVHISPNEYVNRCTDVPSLLFPITVNRSTNVVKSVIALVNKKSSDPCSNCVNVLYSNATFNEVNLLSNINNQISFASLKPDDKKIQKSVTKRNVIQSVKITTGEKMKPIRNTGPKKNILNMNNFNTLQEFDSLLKMKRDILVTVYSILVFTVFAALTMPEIIFPV, encoded by the exons TCTTCGATAGTAAGATGTTCACACCGCGGGATTTAGTTATTTTGTACGAAAATATTGATCTGGGAACAAAACTGATGTCAGTTAACAATGATGCAAGAAATAAGGCTATTAATAAAGCACCAAATCAATATGTTGAAACGATAATATACAACGATGACCAATCTGACGATtcagatatttatgaaatttacaGCAATGAAGATCTGCGTAACGTTTTTACTGTTAACAATGAAAGAATAAATCTATTAGGTGACATACCCTCGTTTGAAAATACACTTTGCCATAAATTTGGTAATATACATATGAAGAAATCAGATTTTTcaaatggaaataaaaaccATTATTTATTCAAAGATTCATATATTAAAGAACAATTACAAAGTTTTCATGCAATGACTAATTCAAAACAATCTGATAGTTCAGTACTTCCAACATCACTGTTAGATTATATATGCAGTAAACGCCTCGATGATAACTACAACTTTTATATGGACAATGTAATCAGTTACGTTCAAAACACTATTGAACAACTAAAACGTATAAGTAACGGAGATTATTTAACTGACAGAGTTAAAGAAAAGTGGAGAGAAGTTGAAAATacgaataataatacaaataatattgataacGTTATAGCTTTATCAAGAACACAAAATGTCCCTTTACCGTTCGTAGGAAAAATAAGTGCTCTAAAGAGTACTTGGGACGAAATAGTTCATTCTGAAATGGACGTTAGGTGTCTGACAAAACttttagagaaaaaaattattgtggAAGTTCCGAAAATACTTTGTGGTTCTTATGGATTTCTTAGTAAGCATTTTAAGGATAATCTCACTCTAAGTTGCAGTACAGTCAAGAATCTAACCACTGATAAGGTTAAAGATCGAAATGCCGATATGGTTgtcttaaaattacaaaaacctgAGACTGGTCTTGTTATTCCTAATACTGATTCCCTTATAGTTCTGAAAACTTTAGCACCATCTATTGCAAAAAATG AAAAAcctaaaattattgaattagaaGGTAATGAGAAAGAAAacactgaaaaaaatgttacatcAAATCAGATTTCTGTTGTGGAAGAAACAAGTCAAAATCTTGGGCCGTATAATATTCGTGAGATAAATGAAGATTTGAACTTGTTACCTACAGACGAACTTGGTTACGCTATTCGTCAGTTAAACATACAATCGTCCGTATTAGAAGAAAGTGAAGTTTGTTCttttaagaaaaagaaatcCCCTACAAGAGTCAGAATAAAATCACCCTATGAAAATAAGTCACATATTTTAGATGAAAGAAAGAGGAAAAGACTGTTAGAGATTAGGGAAAAGAGAGAAAAGAAAAAGTTAGCAATGaatgaaaattgtaaaataacaaaacacaaATATGCTAAAGGTGCTGTAATGGCCCAGTCATCTAATTCTGTTACGAAATTATCAATCACAAATAAATCTTTCTATAATTCAATATACGGACAAACTAATACcgctaataaaaattatagaaacatTATTAAAGAACAAAAACAAGACAATATTCCTGGTATAGATTTTCAGCAGTGTGAAGAAGAATTGAAAAAAGAATCGTCAATAATATCATCAGGAAAAGATAGTATTAAATACATTAATCGAAGCTACTACTTAGATGACGCGGATACAGAAATAACACACCTACAAATGAAACCAAACAGTATTCAAGACGATATAAATGAGATATTAACACCATCAACGTCTATAATTTCAAATGATGCTGGTAACTATACAAGCataaagaatttaatatattcgTCTACAACAGATTTAAGTTGTACAGATACTTCAAGCTtgcaacaaaatatttt gctGGAAGATATAACTGAAGGCACTAATATGTATAATCAATatcaaacaacaacaacaaacctaGAAATCGTTGTTCCTCGCAATACTCCCATACATAAAGATAGTAGCAAAAATGAAGAGAACAAAAAGGTAACTGCGTCTGTTGAATGcagaaaaaatattgacaaaattTACGATTTGATGAACAAAATTACCGTATCTCCAATAACACacgataataaaaaagtatatgaaattgttaatataaataatagtatggAAAAAACCCGGATTAGATTAAATGATGAAAATAATAGTCTTCGACCAAGCGATAGTGATACTAGTGTTAAACTTCAAATAACATCTTCAAATCTCAGTAGTTTTGGTACAGAGAAAGGAAGTCGTGCAGCTAAAGAACCAAGAAAACCCATGAGTAAGAAAACTGAAATTTCTACTGCTGTTATTCCTAAAGTGGTTATAAACTCAAAATATGAAActgaaataaaagataaaactaagaaagaaaataagaaGGCTGAATTTAAAGTGGCTGACAATCCTTTAAAAGCTATATCTCAATTACTCCACGAATTCGACAATGTTCAGAAAACAAGATATATGAGTGTAAAAGACAAGAAGTTACTAAAAAAACCCGAAAATATAAGTGTAGGTTATAATAGCTCGAGACAGTTAGCAAATAAAACTGCTTCGCATGGAGCAAAACATTCAAAACTCAATGAAAAAGCGAATACACGTTATTTAAAGCCACTGAGTCCTACAAAAATGGTAACATTTTCTCAACAATCCCCAAAAGAAGTCAAACCTGTACACAAGAAGAAACTAGCTGATATTATTGATGAGGTTAAAGAGTTGAAAGGAGAAGCCGTACGTGGACCTTCAAAACGATCATCAAGGATAGATAACTTAGCACAGCCAAAGAAGTCATATATCCAAACACATCATGAAGATTTCCCGAATAGGCATAGCAAAAACATAACACCTAGAATGCAAAAATTTGTACCAATACAAGAAAAAAGTACacgaataaattataaaaataggcaGAGGGAAGGTATGGAGACGTCATCAAATGTAGCAAAACAATCGTGTATAGTCGGATCATCTTTAG aaaaaactgTGAAAACTAAACGGTCAGCCAATAGTAGTCCAGTGGGAAAAGACAAGCTAGTGCCTGCTAACAAATCGCCGAAAAACATGGACAATGAAACGAATGCATT aaagaaaaaaatggtGGTTGTTGAAAATTACCTAAAAAGTCATTTTGGTGAAATATCAGCAACATGCCAAGTAGgcgaaaaaaaacaaaatatatcacGTGTTCCGTTGATTCCTACTGATATTGATATCG catCAATGACTTCATCTCCTCTAGCAGAAGAATCTACAACACTAGGAAATAAATTGCATAATATGATCAATTCTaagataaatacaaatactctaGCTCTATCTGCTTCTACCGAAAACAAtagtcttaaaattaaaatagagaGTGACGACGGGGTGGAGTCAGTTGAGCTTTCAATGAAATCAGACATAACATCTTCTATTTCTGATCATCCTGTTGATTTAtttgaagataaaaatataattacagctGTAGCGTGTATTTCTAAtgagaataataaaaacaaattagaaAAAGAACATAATGCAAATATGTTAAGACACGAAGTACAAGAGTTAGAACCTTGTAATGAAGTAGAGAAATTGGAAAATGCTCTATATCGCCAGCTATCGAAAGGCGTTTTTCAAAAGCGATTAAGaatgaaaaatttaactttaacacCTAAACAATCTTTGGGGCATATGTTAGTTTTAGAGTGTAATGACGCTAAGTCATTAATTGTGAAGTCAACATTGTCGCAAAATTTAGACGTCTCCATGACAGATAAAATTTCCAAGATAAATATACTACCTTTTAAATTACCTTTGCAAATAGCAACG GCATTGTCTGAAATATCAAATTTAACTATTGATAATCAGCTAAGAACTTCCTCAAACGAGAAAATAATAGCTGATGCACAGTTGCATAATGACGTTTATAAATCTCAAAACGAAATAACAATCAAATCTGAAAATCAAGTAATGAAAAGCTCTGAGAATATTAGTAATTCCACATCATTAGACATTCTAGTGGGACTTTTGAATGAAATCGAGAGGATTACAACTTGTCAGTCAGATTTAATCCCATCTTCAAATGAAGCAGAAAACATTTCGGAAAGCAATGAGTTTAAAGTTTTTCTAAACAATGCAACTGCACCAGACAGTTCTGCTAGTCACAGTGTAAAATGCTCTATGTCAATTTCTTCTCTTGACAGTAAACAAAAGCATCCCAGTATTTTTTCGGTGCATTTACAATCCAATACTGAgaatcatataaataattttaaatcaattaaagaCTATAAAATAATCGAAAACATGACGTATGTCAAACGGTTGCTTAgtgataaagaaataaatgttcACATTTCACCAAATGAGTATGTGAACAGATGTACAGATGTTCCATCTCTATTGTTTCCTATTACAGTTAACCGCAGTACCAACGTCGTAAAATCTGTAATTGCTCTTGTTAACAAAAAATCCAGTGATCCATGTTCTAATTGTGTTAATGTGCTGTATTCAAACGCTACATTTAACGAAGTCAATCTTTTAtcaaacataaataatcaaatatcgTTCGCTTCTTTGAAACcagatgataaaaaaatacaaaaaagtgtaACGAAAAGAAACGTAATACAAAGCGTTAAGATAACAACTGGTGAAAAAATGAAACCTATACGTAATACtggaccaaaaaaaaatatactaaatatgaataattttaatactctTCAAGAAtttgattcattattaaaaatgaaaagagaCATATTAGTGACTGTATATTCTATTCTTGTATTTACTGTATTTGCGGCCCTAACTATGCCTGAAATTATTTTTCCTGTGTGA